A stretch of DNA from Acinetobacter sp. C26M:
AAAGATTAACTTCTTTGATTGGACAGGAGGCAATTCATTCAAAATTGCACAATGAATATAACGAAATCATGATTCCAAATGATGTACCTGTTCGCTTATATCGTTTTTTGGCAGAGCAAGTATTTAATTATACTTTTTTAAAATTTCCCCAACCGCTCAAGCTGTCGTTGATGGCAGGGATCGAGCACTTTACTGCTGTGCTCGCTGAGTTCGGTATGAAGCATGAATATATTTTTCAATATTCTGATGATGAAAAAGCATGTGCTTTGTGGATGTGGCACATGCTTGAAGAATCTGAACATAAAGATATCGCTTATGATACTTATCAGGTGCTCTCTGGAAATTATGCATTAAGGATTCTTGGCTTTTTTCTGGCGTTTATTACCATAGGGGTTGGTGTTGGAGCTGGTGGTTTGTTTTTACCATTTTTCCGCCGTCCGAGTAATTTGATTAACCTCAGTTTCTGGAAAGAAGCGGGTGCAAGCTGGTCTGTACTTTTTAGTTTAAAAGATGGCATGTTTGGTAGCACATTACCTCATATCTTTGATTATTTACGTCCGGATTTCCATCCCAATGATCATGATACAACAGCCTATTTGGAGTACTACAAAGAACGTTTATTAAACCCTGAAACTGGCTTATTAAGCCCTTATTTCCTTAAAGAGTTTGTACCACCTGTACGTGCAGCGACTGCATAACTTGGTCCATATCCATACGAGACGATTGGAACATAAAGATGAAATTATTTGGAAAAAAATCCAAGCCAAGCCAAAAAGCATTCGCTGTGGTGACTGGTGCAGGAAGCGGGATTGGTCGTAGTTTTGCACTTGAACTGGCAAAACGTGGCGGTACAGTGGTGTGTTCGGACATTAACCTTGATGCAGCAAAAGAAACGGTCGGTTTGGTTGAGGCAATTGGAGCCAAAGCCTTTGCTGTGCAATGTGATGTTGCTAAAGAAGAGCAAGTCAATCAGTTGGCAGAACAGGCCCAACAATTGATGCAGAACCCAGTCACATTGGTGATTAATAATGCAGGAATTGGTTTGGGAGGCAAGTTTGATGAAATGTCTTCTGAAGATTGGCATTGGTGCATGAATATTAATTTATGGGGTGTAATCCACGGCTGCCGCGCTTTTGTGCCGAAGTTTAAACAACTTGGACATGGTGCAATTATTAATGTGGCTTCCGCTGCATCTTATACTGCAGCACCAGAAATGACCGTCTATAACGTATCTAAAGCAGGTGTTCGTGCCTTGTCAGAAACACTTTCGGCTGAACTGCGAAAATCGAATATCAAGGTCAATGTGCTTTGTCCAACTTTAGTACCAACCAATATCATTAAAAACGGCAAAGTCCCACATAAAGGGCTTTTAGATTATGCCCTCACCAATTTGGCTTTTACCACCAGTGACAAGGTGGCCAAGCTGACTTTGGATCGTTTGGATAAAGGTGAGCTTTATACCATTCCACAAATCGATGCCAAGTTATTTTGGTTGATGAAACGTACTGCACCAAATTTGTATGCAAAATTCTTAGGTACCTCGTACCGATTTATGAAGTAGTTACCTCGGATAAAAG
This window harbors:
- a CDS encoding metal-dependent hydrolase: MVAQVLRNVFSDKLSTKYRGIIQNLANKSPIPIRHFDFKFDPESLDIKFLMQKEWATAYFAALSIFLTYGEDLVIETARYHRDFIDDPILKQRLTSLIGQEAIHSKLHNEYNEIMIPNDVPVRLYRFLAEQVFNYTFLKFPQPLKLSLMAGIEHFTAVLAEFGMKHEYIFQYSDDEKACALWMWHMLEESEHKDIAYDTYQVLSGNYALRILGFFLAFITIGVGVGAGGLFLPFFRRPSNLINLSFWKEAGASWSVLFSLKDGMFGSTLPHIFDYLRPDFHPNDHDTTAYLEYYKERLLNPETGLLSPYFLKEFVPPVRAATA
- a CDS encoding SDR family NAD(P)-dependent oxidoreductase; the encoded protein is MKLFGKKSKPSQKAFAVVTGAGSGIGRSFALELAKRGGTVVCSDINLDAAKETVGLVEAIGAKAFAVQCDVAKEEQVNQLAEQAQQLMQNPVTLVINNAGIGLGGKFDEMSSEDWHWCMNINLWGVIHGCRAFVPKFKQLGHGAIINVASAASYTAAPEMTVYNVSKAGVRALSETLSAELRKSNIKVNVLCPTLVPTNIIKNGKVPHKGLLDYALTNLAFTTSDKVAKLTLDRLDKGELYTIPQIDAKLFWLMKRTAPNLYAKFLGTSYRFMK